Proteins encoded in a region of the Botrytis cinerea B05.10 chromosome 11, complete sequence genome:
- the Bcppn1 gene encoding Bcppn1, with product MRFNAICIAVCLLQCSPAAVAKPLGTTQSSLQVPLEDLDTTHHQHVSSKRLHGRFLHITDLHQDPHYKVFSSTDEDDACHRGKGTAGTYGAETSDCDTPPTLIDATFKWIKENVRDNVDFVVWTGDSARHDSDEKIPRVQDEVLDTNRKIADKFLETFGDGHDLSIPVISTFGNNDILPHNILLSGPNKWLKTYTDIWDKFIPEEQRHGFQRGGWYYVEVIPKKLAVFSLNTLYFFSHNAAVDGCALRSEPGYEHMEWLRIQLQFMRDRGMKVILTGHVPPARTDSKSLWDETCWQKYTLWLQQYRDIIIGGLFGHMNIDHFMIHDTKDIDLLLFDGKSVAPPRALMDDEFTISSAGDYLDDLREDWSGLPNPKHLPIPMDTKEEELDYSESDKDPKKKKKSKKDKKRDKKKKELKKFGGPWGERFVITHVGPSIVPNYFPTLRVIEYNITGLDNLPTWSNSVVSSDEQIDWLDQEEEGQFNVDTVEDLIYIDNGDVSIEKKRKHQKDKKKFKNPTPSNPGFIIPSPPSKDAPPGPAYSPQSLTLLGYTQYFANLTYINNLELKSERSDDEIDVEKWRKGKHGGKVPKDDDPNPHAFHYQVEYDTFTDPIYKLKDMTVKSYLKLAHRIGKYKPQKGDRVKDGEILAESNVYEDDESSENDDKKRISISENETVEDAEDHDIDAEKKKKKHKKKKHHRKEKNRVWLSFVQRAFVGTLDKADIKSFDDVQEPLVAIPENGEGPHSLEL from the exons ATGCGTTTCAACGCAATATGCATAGCAGTCTGTCTGCTTCAATGTTCTCCTGCTGCCGTTGCCAAACCCCTCGGTACCACCCAATCAAGCCTGCAAGTGCCATTGGAGGACCTGGATACTACACACCATCAGCATGTTTCCTCCAAACGTCTGCATGGTAGATTCTTGCACATTACAG ATTTACATCAAGATCCTCACTACAAAGTATTCTCTTCCACCGACGAAGATGATGCTTGCCACAGAGGCAAAGGAACCGCTGGAACATACGGAGCGGAAACCTCGGATTGCGATACGCCTCCTACCCTTATAGACGCGACTTTTAAATGGATAAAGGAAAATGTGAGGGATAACGTGGATTTTGTTGTATGGACAGGGGACAG TGCACGACATGACAGCGACGAAAAGATTCCTAGAGTTCAAGACGAGGTCCTCGATACGAATAGAAAGATCGCAGATAAATTCCTGGAGACTTTCGGCGATGGGCACGATTTGTCGATTCCGGTTATATCAACATTTGGCAATAACGATATCCTTCCACATAACATTTTACTTTCGGGTCCGAATAAATGGTTGAAGACGTACACAGATATATGGGATAAATTCATACCAGAAGAACAGAGACACGGGTTTCAACGAGGAGGATGGTATTACGTCGAGGTTATTCCTAAGAAATTGGCCGTCTTCAGTCttaatactttatactttttcaGCCATAATGCTGCCGTGGATGGTTGCGCATTGCGCTCAGAGCCAGGATACGAGCATATGGAATGGCTTCGAATTCAACTACAATTTATGCGCGACCGCGGAATGAAAGTTATCCTTACTGGACATGTACCTCCTGCTCGAACAGACAGCAAATCACTGTGGGATGAAACCTGTTGGCAAAAATATACCTTGTGGCTCCAGCAGTATCGGGATATTATTATCGGAGGTTTATTTGGGCACATGAATATTGATCATTTCATGATACACGACACTAAAGATATTGATCTCTTATTATTTGACGGCAAATCTGTTGCGCCTCCTCGCGCGCTGATGGACGACGAGTTTACAATTTCATCTGCTGGAGATTACTTGGATGATCTTCGAGAAGATTGGTCTGGATTACCTAATCCAAAACACCTCCCGATTCCCATGGACACTAAAGAGGAAGAGTTGGACTACTCAGAGTCGGATAAAgatccaaagaaaaagaaaaagtccaagaaggacaagaagagagacaaaaagaagaaagagctCAAGAAGTTTGGAGGTCCATGGGGTGAAAGATTTGTGATAACACACGTTGGGCCGAGTATTGTGCCCAATTACTTTCCTACTCTTCGGGTCATTGAGTACAATATTACGGGGTTGGACAACTTGCCGACTTGGTCCAATTCAGTTGTGAGCAGTGATGAGCAAATTGATTGGCttgatcaagaagaagagggtcAATTCAACGTCGATACCGTTGAGGATTTGATTTACATAGACAATGGCGATGTCTCTAtcgagaaaaagaggaagcatcagaaagacaagaagaaGTTCAAGAACCCGACGCCGTCCAATCCAGGATTCATTATTCCTTCGCCTCCTTCAAAAGACGCGCCTCCGGGACCTGCATATTCTCCTCAAAGTCTAACGTTACTTGGGTATACTCAATATTTTGCCAATTTGACCTACATCAACAACCTTGAACTGAAATCAGAGAGATCCGACGACGAGATTGATGTGGAGAAGTGGCGTAAGGGTAAACATGGCGGAAAGGTTCCAAAGGATGATGACCCAAACCCACACGCCTTTCATTATCAAGTCGAGTATGACACTTTCACGGATccaatttataaattgaaagatatgaCAGTCAAAAGTTATCTCAAGCTCGCTCACAGGATTGGAAAGTACAAGCCACAAAAGGGGGATCGCGTTAAGGATGGAGAAATTCTTGCAGAATCCAATGTCtacgaagatgatgagagtaGTGAGAATGATGACAAGAAACGAATTTCTATCTCCGAGAACGAGACTGTTGAAGATGCCGAGGATCATGATATCGAtgcagaaaagaagaagaagaagcacaagaaaaagaagcatcatcgcaaagagaagaatagagTTTGGCTCAGCTTCGTTCAGCGTGCTTTTGTCGGTACATTAGATAAGGctgatatcaaatccttTGATGATGTTCAAGAACCATTGGTTGCTATTCcagaaaatggagaagggCCACATAGTTTGGAATTGTAA